In one Cyclopterus lumpus isolate fCycLum1 chromosome 24, fCycLum1.pri, whole genome shotgun sequence genomic region, the following are encoded:
- the chrna2b gene encoding neuronal acetylcholine receptor subunit alpha-2, with protein sequence MGREHLFSAWTAALYLLLLCASGLCYEKTHSHAEDELFKTLFAGYNKWSRPVPNISDVVIVKFGLSIAQLIDVDEKNQMMTTNVWLKQEWNDYKLRWKPSDYDNVTSIRVPSELIWVPDIVLYNNADGEFAVTHMTKAHLFHTGKVRWVPPAIYKSSCSIDVTFFPFDQQNCKMKFGSWTYDKAKIDLERTENTVDLNNYWESGEWAIINAVGTYNTKKYDCCHEIYPDITYFFIIRRLPLFYTINLIIPCLLISCLTVLVFYLPSDCGEKITLCISVLLSLTVFLLLITEIIPSTSLVIPLIGEYLLFTMIFVTLSIVITVFVLNVHHRSPSTHKMPRWVHSVFLNLIPRWLFMRRPAPDGRRRKLLLMQQEAALVRRHGRIAGYKPGNCLSTSATWFGDGATSEDHDRSSYEDLELGTLTSYFSFRPPSPRPPGTTPPPHQKNPQNSQNQQEGPAATKRLLTGARVNPTQRPTKAVHTVSDPTFLLSPSVIRALEGVHYIADHLRAEDADFSVKEDWKYVAMVIDRIFLWMFIIVCLLGTIGLFLPPWLAGMI encoded by the exons ATGGGACGCGAGCACCTGTTCTCCGCGTGGACGGCTGCGCTCTACCTGCTGCTCTTGTGTGCGTCAG GTCTTTGTTACGAGAAGACCCACTCGCACGCCGAGGATGAGCTCTTCAAGACGCTGTTCGCTGGTTACAACAAGTGGTCGAGACCCGTGCCCAACATCTCCGACGTCGTCATCGTCAAGTTCGGACTGTCCATCGCACAACTCATTGATGTG GATGAGAAGAACCAAATGATGACAACCAACGTGTGGCTTAAACAG GAGTGGAATGACTACAAACTACGCTGGAAACCATCTGACTATGACAATGTGACGTCCATAAGAGTGCCGTCAGAGCTCATATGGGTCCCAGACATCGTCCTCTACAACAA CGCTGACGGAGAGTTTGCCGTGACCCACATGACGAAAGCTCACCTCTTCCACACGGGTAAAGTCCGCTGGGTCCCGCCGGCCATTTACAAGAGCTCCTGCAGCATCGACGTCACCTTCTTCCCCTTCGATCAACAGAACTGCAAAATGAAATTTGGCTCCTGGACGTACGACAAGGCCAAGATCGACCTGGAGCGCACTGAGAACACAGTGGACCTGAACAACTACTGGGAGAGCGGCGAGTGGGCCATCATCAACGCCGTGGGCACGTACAACACCAAGAAATACGACTGCTGCCACGAGATCTACCCGGACATCACCTACTTCTTCATCATTCGAAGGCTCCCCTTGTTTTACACCATCAACCTCATCATCCCCTGTCTGCTGATCTCCTGCCTCACAGTCCTGGTTTTCTACCTGCCCTCCGACTGCGGCGAGAAGATCACCCTGTGCATCTCCGTGCTGCTGTCCCTcaccgtcttcctcctcctcatcaccgAGATCATACCGTCCACGTCGCTCGTCATCCCGCTCATCGGCGAGTACCTCCTCTTCACCATGATCTTCGTCACCCTCTCCATCGTCATCACCGTCTTCGTGCTCAACGTGCACCACCGCTCTCCCAGCACTCACAAGATGCCCCGCTGGGTCCACTCCGTGTTCCTGAACCTGATCCCACGCTGGCTGTTCATGCGGCGGCCCGCGCCAGACGGCCGCCGTCGcaagctgctgctgatgcaGCAGGAGGCGGCGCTGGTGCGCCGGCATGGACGGATCGCCGGTTACAAACCCGGCAACTGCCTCAGCACCTCGGCGACCTGGTTTGGAGACGGCGCCACGTCGGAGGACCACGACAGGAGCTCTTATGAGGATTTGGAGTTGGGAACGCTGACGTCGTATTTCTCCTTTCGCCCTCCTTCGCCCAGACCTCCAGGGACGACCCCTCCACCACATCAGAAAAACCCACAGAACAGCCAGAACCAACAGGAGGGGCCCGCGGCGACAAAGAGACTTTTAACAGGGGCCAGAGTCAACCCCACTCAGAGGCCCACGAAAGCTGTTCACACGGTGTCAGACCCAACATTCCTGCTTTCACCGAGTGTTATACGCGCGCTGGAAGGCGTGCACTACATTGCAGACCATCTGAGGGCTGAGGATGCCGACTTCAGC GTGAAAGAGGATTGGAAGTATGTCGCCATGGTGATTGACCGCATCTTCCTGTGGATGTTCATTATTGTGTGCCTGCTCGGGACCATCGGCCTCTTCCTTCCCCCGTGGCTAGCTGGCATGATCTAG
- the si:ch211-142k18.1 gene encoding uncharacterized protein si:ch211-142k18.1 gives MRCCWMPFVLAWVSMATPTFCQSGDWGSGFDIYSAIIATNDTSQAVGDEPVRTGHNQDWTASAALPPSLSPTLQYEPRPDECSVHFSTSAASARRLKAQREELAYLHAIQHGNKAVMENLVQFVGAELGDQSYEDVIKENVVGAAEDHKSCHEEVEKAEEDMEKQLKGEVPMQKIREESSSFEEMLREAADIANRLEISSQALHASFTRQLNGVAKMHR, from the exons ATGCGGTGTTGTTGGATGCCCTTCGTCTTGGCCTGGGTATCCATGGCAACCCCCACCTTCTGCCAAAGTGGAGATTGGGGTTCAGGCTTTGACATCTACTCGGCGATAATCGCCACCAACGACACGTCTCAGGCAGTCGGTGATGAGCCTGTGAGGACAGGACACAATCAGGACTGGACCGCATCAGCAGCTCTTCCACCATCACTTTCGCCGACGCTGCAGTACGAGCCCCGACCGGACGAGTGCTCGGTCCACTTCAGCACGAGCGCCGCTTCAGCTCGAAGGCTGAAGGCCCAGAGAGAGGAGCTGGCCTATCTGCACGCCATCCAGCACGGAAACAAGGCGGTGATGGAGAACTTGGTGCAGTTCGTGGGGGCCGAGCTGGGAGATCAGAGCTATGAAGATGTGATTAAGGAAAATGTCGTTGGCGCCGCGGAGGACCACAAGAGTTGCCAcgaagaggtggagaaagctGAAGAGGATATGGAAAAGCAGCTGAAAGGGGAGGTGCCGATGCAGAA AATCAGAGAAGAGTCCTCGTCCTTTGAAGAGATGCTGCGCGAGGCCGCGGACATCGCCAACAGGCTGGAGATCTCGTCGCAGGCCCTGCACGCTTCGTTCACCAGGCAGCTGAACGGCGTGGCCAAAATGCATCGCTAA